One window of the Rosa rugosa chromosome 3, drRosRugo1.1, whole genome shotgun sequence genome contains the following:
- the LOC133736668 gene encoding uncharacterized protein LOC133736668 isoform X1, with translation MALIGRVHPDCVNVANPYHECTENCLRKIAEGKGRKNKKKSDNGGDIKDGEFNRKMAGERRVDATRASNPYHQSGQSFPKRTAGGEARGDIKESGSILDVPILGGRKERSRPKTPQDLDNVSDRSAVYPYDAQSSPSKDKVNVENGSVLDDPIFGKRKPVSQTRSAEEHENGQGVDPSSFPEKLKIENGSALDDPIFGRRKQVAQPKPHEELDNGSGQGSVNPSGSPVSPSNEIVKIGNGSTLDDLIFGRKKQGSEPKPQEEIENVPVVKLDNDEYKSYSGPLAQVKDPSLNNKQIKSSGAVPTSGIIKMTPSLSLPTQNGGEGATDTPSENRSFSFSGSPYVYEESDDDDARSVNSDSSVSVGKYRVKGSLCSILQSIFDKYGDIAASCQLESIVIRSYYLECVCYVVQELKRTSVKQLTKSKVKEMSSMLKDVESSGMDVSWLRLMLNECAQSIDLVSQHRAFELEKANCDRGIESIRKELEAQMEALALKEKEVADAKKQVSETRAHLRELELKSSILSETVNNLKSKVENLHSKSLLDKVL, from the exons ATGGCTTTGATAGGAAGAGTGCACCCTGATTGCGTAAACGTTGCAAATCCGTACCATGAATGCACTGAAAATTGCCTGAGAAAAATTGCAGAAGGGAAAGGCCGGAAGAATAAAAAGAAATCAG atAATGGCGGTGATATAAAAGATGGTGAGTTCAACAGAAAGATGGCTGGAGAGAGAAGAGTGGATGCAACTAGGGCATCTAATCCTTACCATCAATCTGGTCAATCTTTTCCGAAAAGAACTGCCGGTGGTGAAGCTCGTGGGGATATAAAAGAATCag GCTCCATACTTGATGTTCCTATATTGGGTGGACGAAAAGAGAGATCCCGACCAAAGACTCCTCAAGATCTTGACAATGTATCTGACCGAAGTGCTGTTTATCCTTATGATGCTCAATCATCTCCATCTAAGGACAAGGTGAACGTAGAGAATG GGTCTGTCCTTGATGATCCTATATTTGGAAAAAGAAAGCCAGTCTCCCAAACAAGGTCTGCTGAAGAGCATGAAAATGGTCAAGGTGTTGATCCTTCATCATTTCCAGAAAAGCTGAAAATAGAGAACG GCTCTGCCCTTGATGATCCTATATTTGGCAGAAGAAAGCAGGTAGCCCAGCCAAAGCCCCATGAAGAGCTTGACAATGGATCCGGTCAAGGTTCAGTCAATCCTTCTGGTTCTCCCGTGTCTCCATCTAATGAAATTGTGAAAATAGGGAATG GCTCCACCCTTGATGATCTTATATTTGGCCGCAAAAAGCAGGGATCTGAACCAAAGCCTCAAGAAGAGATTGAGAATGTACCTGTTGTGAAATTAGATAATGATGAGTATAAGTCTTATTCTGGACCGCTTGCTCAAGTAAAAGATCCTTCTTTGAACAACAAGCAAATCAAGTCCTCTGGGGCAGTGCCTACATCTGGAATTATCAAAATGaccccctctctttctctccccacGCAAAATGGTGGAGAAGGTGCCACTGACACACCTTCTGAAAACAGAAGCTTCAGTTTCTCAGGTTCTCCCTATGTTTATGAAGAGAGTGATGATGACGATGCACGATCTGTCAATTCTGATTCCAGTGTTTCTGTGGGAAAGTACCGTGTGAAAGGAAGCTTATGTTCCATTCTCCAGTCAATCTTTGACAAGTATGGTGATATAGCAGCAAGCTGTCAATTGGAATCAATTGTCATTCGCTCTTATTACCTCGAGTGTGTCTGTTATGTGGTTCAAGAGTTGAAACGCACTTCAGTGAAGCAGCTGACAAAGTCAAAAGTCAAAGAAATGTCATCTATGCTCAAGGATGTAGAATCTTCAGGAATGGATGTTAGTTGGCTTCGTCTCATGCTCAATGAATGTGCACAATCCATTGATCTCGTGAGTCAGCATCGAGCATTCGAACTAGAAAAGGCCAACTGTGATCGTGGCATTGAATCAATAAGGAAAGAACTAGAGGCCCAGATGGAGGCTTTGGCTCTGAAAGAAAAGGAGGTTGCTGATGCCAAGAAGCAAGTTTCTGAAACCAGAGCCCATCTGAGGGAGCTTGAGCTCAAATCATCTATTTTGAGTGAGACTGTTAATAATCTGAAGTCCAAGGTTGAAAATCTTCATAGCAAATCATTGTTGGACAAGGTCTTGTGA
- the LOC133736668 gene encoding uncharacterized protein LOC133736668 isoform X2, which translates to MALIGRVHPDCVNVANPYHECTENCLRKIAEGKGRKNKKKSGSILDVPILGGRKERSRPKTPQDLDNVSDRSAVYPYDAQSSPSKDKVNVENGSVLDDPIFGKRKPVSQTRSAEEHENGQGVDPSSFPEKLKIENGSALDDPIFGRRKQVAQPKPHEELDNGSGQGSVNPSGSPVSPSNEIVKIGNGSTLDDLIFGRKKQGSEPKPQEEIENVPVVKLDNDEYKSYSGPLAQVKDPSLNNKQIKSSGAVPTSGIIKMTPSLSLPTQNGGEGATDTPSENRSFSFSGSPYVYEESDDDDARSVNSDSSVSVGKYRVKGSLCSILQSIFDKYGDIAASCQLESIVIRSYYLECVCYVVQELKRTSVKQLTKSKVKEMSSMLKDVESSGMDVSWLRLMLNECAQSIDLVSQHRAFELEKANCDRGIESIRKELEAQMEALALKEKEVADAKKQVSETRAHLRELELKSSILSETVNNLKSKVENLHSKSLLDKVL; encoded by the exons ATGGCTTTGATAGGAAGAGTGCACCCTGATTGCGTAAACGTTGCAAATCCGTACCATGAATGCACTGAAAATTGCCTGAGAAAAATTGCAGAAGGGAAAGGCCGGAAGAATAAAAAGAAATCAG GCTCCATACTTGATGTTCCTATATTGGGTGGACGAAAAGAGAGATCCCGACCAAAGACTCCTCAAGATCTTGACAATGTATCTGACCGAAGTGCTGTTTATCCTTATGATGCTCAATCATCTCCATCTAAGGACAAGGTGAACGTAGAGAATG GGTCTGTCCTTGATGATCCTATATTTGGAAAAAGAAAGCCAGTCTCCCAAACAAGGTCTGCTGAAGAGCATGAAAATGGTCAAGGTGTTGATCCTTCATCATTTCCAGAAAAGCTGAAAATAGAGAACG GCTCTGCCCTTGATGATCCTATATTTGGCAGAAGAAAGCAGGTAGCCCAGCCAAAGCCCCATGAAGAGCTTGACAATGGATCCGGTCAAGGTTCAGTCAATCCTTCTGGTTCTCCCGTGTCTCCATCTAATGAAATTGTGAAAATAGGGAATG GCTCCACCCTTGATGATCTTATATTTGGCCGCAAAAAGCAGGGATCTGAACCAAAGCCTCAAGAAGAGATTGAGAATGTACCTGTTGTGAAATTAGATAATGATGAGTATAAGTCTTATTCTGGACCGCTTGCTCAAGTAAAAGATCCTTCTTTGAACAACAAGCAAATCAAGTCCTCTGGGGCAGTGCCTACATCTGGAATTATCAAAATGaccccctctctttctctccccacGCAAAATGGTGGAGAAGGTGCCACTGACACACCTTCTGAAAACAGAAGCTTCAGTTTCTCAGGTTCTCCCTATGTTTATGAAGAGAGTGATGATGACGATGCACGATCTGTCAATTCTGATTCCAGTGTTTCTGTGGGAAAGTACCGTGTGAAAGGAAGCTTATGTTCCATTCTCCAGTCAATCTTTGACAAGTATGGTGATATAGCAGCAAGCTGTCAATTGGAATCAATTGTCATTCGCTCTTATTACCTCGAGTGTGTCTGTTATGTGGTTCAAGAGTTGAAACGCACTTCAGTGAAGCAGCTGACAAAGTCAAAAGTCAAAGAAATGTCATCTATGCTCAAGGATGTAGAATCTTCAGGAATGGATGTTAGTTGGCTTCGTCTCATGCTCAATGAATGTGCACAATCCATTGATCTCGTGAGTCAGCATCGAGCATTCGAACTAGAAAAGGCCAACTGTGATCGTGGCATTGAATCAATAAGGAAAGAACTAGAGGCCCAGATGGAGGCTTTGGCTCTGAAAGAAAAGGAGGTTGCTGATGCCAAGAAGCAAGTTTCTGAAACCAGAGCCCATCTGAGGGAGCTTGAGCTCAAATCATCTATTTTGAGTGAGACTGTTAATAATCTGAAGTCCAAGGTTGAAAATCTTCATAGCAAATCATTGTTGGACAAGGTCTTGTGA
- the LOC133736567 gene encoding uncharacterized protein LOC133736567 has product MDPLKRRLPTGDWMSIVDTAMRMYISEKNKQSRSSVHWKNLAGIPPQPSNKECGYFIMRYMRDIIEDKDMSLFPSKWERRGSSQYTQADIDQVRNEWGKFVVNTYVHES; this is encoded by the exons ATGGACCCGCTGAAAAGACGCTTACCCACAGGAGATTGGATGTCTATCGTGGATAC TGCTATGCGTATGTATATTTCTGAAAAGAATAAGCAGAGTCGGAGTTCAGTCCATTGGAAAAATTTGGCT GGCATTCCTCCCCAACCTAGCAACAAGGAGTGCGGGTACTTTATCATGCGATACATGAGAGATATCATTGAGGATAAAGACATGTCATTGTTTCCTTCCAAG tgggagaggagaggcagTAGCCAATACACCCAGGCAGATATTGATCAAGTGCGAAATGAgtgggggaagtttgttgtcaacaCATATGTGCACGAGTCATGA